The Triplophysa dalaica isolate WHDGS20190420 chromosome 5, ASM1584641v1, whole genome shotgun sequence genome window below encodes:
- the LOC130421396 gene encoding microsomal glutathione S-transferase 1-like, whose translation MAHLINSDVFLAFSTYATIVVLKMIFMSFLTVYHRMSEKAFSNWEDTRRVSKDPEERKKMLQTNANVERVRRCHQNDLENIIPFVVIGLLYALTSPDLSTALWHFRVFVGSRFIHTVSYVMAIPQPSRALSWIVGLLTTFSMAYSVLTTALFL comes from the exons ATGGCCCACCTGATAAACAGCGATGTGTTTCTGGCCTTCTCCACGTACGCCACCATTGTCGTCCTCAAAATGATCTTCATGTCTTTTCTGACTGTATACCACAGGATGAGCGAAAAG GCCTTTTCAAACTGGGAAGACACCAGAAGGGTCTCTAAAGatccagaagaaagaaaaaagatgcTCCAGACCAACGCTAATGTAGAACGTGTCCGAAG GTGCCATCAGAATGACCTGGAGAACATCATTCCCTTTGTGGTAATTGGTCTTCTGTACGCTCTCACGAGCCCGGATCTCTCCACCGCTCTGTGGCACTTTAGGGTGTTTGTGGGTTCACGGTTTATCCACACGGTGTCCTATGTGATGGCCATTCCCCAGCCCAGTAGAGCTCTGTCTTGGATAGTGGGATTGTTGACAACCTTCTCCATGGCCTACAGTGTCCTCACAACTGCACTTTTCCTTTAA
- the mgst1.1 gene encoding microsomal glutathione S-transferase 1.1 isoform X1, with translation MAEVAHMIDTEVFLAFSTYAAIVILKMMLMDLFTSYLRLTKKVSYKSRTQQMFYSTHLNQCNVSPKVFANLEDTNLVKTTEDRRKCVRVDPDVERVRRCHQNDLENIIPFVVIGLLYALTGPDLYAALLHFRVFVGSRFIHTVAYLVALPQPSRGLAWIVGLFTTFSMAYRVITTALFL, from the exons atggcaGAGGTTGCTCACATGATTGACACTGAGGTCTTCCTGGCTTTCTCTACCTATGCAGCCATAGTCATCCTTAAAATGATGCTGATGGACCTCTTCACTTCTTATTTGCGCTTGACAAAAAAGGTAAGTTATAAATCTCGAACTcagcaaatgttttattctacaCACCTGAATCAATGTAATGTTTCTCCAAAGGTCTTTGCAAACCTAGAGGACACCAACTTGGTCAAAACCACTGAAGACAGGAGGAAGTGTGTCAGGGTAGATCCAGACGTCGAACGGGTGCGGAG ATGCCATCAGAATGACCTGGAGAACATCATTCCCTTTGTGGTAATTGGCCTTCTATACGCTCTCACGGGACCCGATCTCTACGCGGCTCTGTTGCACTTCAGGGTTTTTGTGGGTTCACGGTTTATTCACACGGTGGCTTACCTGGTTGCTCTTCCCCAGCCCAGTAGAGGCCTGGCGTGGATTGTGGGATTGTTCACAACCTTCTCCATGGCCTACAGGGTCATCACTACCGCACTTTTCCTTTGA
- the mgst1.1 gene encoding microsomal glutathione S-transferase 1.1 isoform X2 yields the protein MAEVAHMIDTEVFLAFSTYAAIVILKMMLMDLFTSYLRLTKKVFANLEDTNLVKTTEDRRKCVRVDPDVERVRRCHQNDLENIIPFVVIGLLYALTGPDLYAALLHFRVFVGSRFIHTVAYLVALPQPSRGLAWIVGLFTTFSMAYRVITTALFL from the exons atggcaGAGGTTGCTCACATGATTGACACTGAGGTCTTCCTGGCTTTCTCTACCTATGCAGCCATAGTCATCCTTAAAATGATGCTGATGGACCTCTTCACTTCTTATTTGCGCTTGACAAAAAAG GTCTTTGCAAACCTAGAGGACACCAACTTGGTCAAAACCACTGAAGACAGGAGGAAGTGTGTCAGGGTAGATCCAGACGTCGAACGGGTGCGGAG ATGCCATCAGAATGACCTGGAGAACATCATTCCCTTTGTGGTAATTGGCCTTCTATACGCTCTCACGGGACCCGATCTCTACGCGGCTCTGTTGCACTTCAGGGTTTTTGTGGGTTCACGGTTTATTCACACGGTGGCTTACCTGGTTGCTCTTCCCCAGCCCAGTAGAGGCCTGGCGTGGATTGTGGGATTGTTCACAACCTTCTCCATGGCCTACAGGGTCATCACTACCGCACTTTTCCTTTGA